The genomic window TTAGGTTAAGAATAAATTGCTGGCTCTAAAGTCCAAAATTATTTGACTGTTGATTATTTGCTGTTGACTCTGCATAATCGCTGCTGCCAAATTCATTGGCTCGTGCGCTGTGTACTAGTGTCCAACCAGCTTTGAGTAATTTTTGATAAGTTGCCCAACCCTTAGAGCCGCCTGGGACTTGATAATCCGGTACTGAAAATTGTGGGAAAGTTGTATAGGGTCGCCAGGGTTGATGAGGCGCAGTTTGCAGATATAAGATTTTATCCCCGTCACCGCTAGTTTTAGATATCCAACACATTTGTCGATACATGGCAAACTCCTTTGCTTTTTGCTTATTCTGCATATTGGCAGGTTTTTGTCAAGACTTCTTCACCCTTGTGGGATAGTTTTTAATCTTCCCAAAATAGTCAACTTATCTACAATCTAAAATCGTACAATTACTTAAATAAATGTCCGGTATTTAGATTGCTTATCAAAAGCTATATAGATAGACAGGTTGTGCAAATGTTTGTGCTTCAATCTACGGCACGAATAAGATTTTTTTAATGTTATCTGCCGATACTAAAACTGTATGTATCAAGAATTACTATTTTGATAATTCTTGAATTTTTATTACAAAAAGCAGATGATTCAAGATGCTGACAAGCAGACAAGGTAGAAAAATTCTCACAACTCAGCACCGGCTATAGCGTTTCTTAGTTGAGTGAGGTACAAGAACCCTACCCCCAACCCCCTCCCCGCCAGCGAGGCTACGGTGTACACACAAGTGCTACCAGCATACATTTCAGAACCTTGACAAAATTCTCAACTGTCATGTTGAATGTAGCGATAGCGAAATGAAACATCTAGAGACTACGGTGCAAGTCCGAGATTCTTCCTTCCAGTTCCTACCCTACGGGAACGCTGGCGCGAACGCTTCGCTCAGGACTCCACTCAGAATGACATTTCAGGGCTATAAAGCAAGTGTTGACTGGGATTTTAAGACTTGTGTGTACACGGTAGGCCAGCGAGGAGGGGGCTATCACATATGTCATTTGATTAGGAAACGTTATAAACGCCGCGCTACCGCTAACAATACTCATTACTCAGCACTCATTACTCATTACTCATTACTCATTACTCATTACTCACCACTCTATGAATTTCTGCTACTAATTCTTGGTAATACGAATCAGACAAAACTGGGGTTGAACCTTGTAGTTGCAGAGGTGATTCTATATCAATCCATGATTTGCAACCACCATACTCCCCACGATAGGGAATTTCTTGGGCTTGGGGTAATTGATAAGTCCGTAGCAGGAGAATAAATATTGGCTGTTTGGGTTTCCACTTCAGGCGATCGCTGATAAAATTTTCATTCCAGATATGAAAGGGTAATAAGCTCTTGACAATTGACTCGTCACTCACTGGCAAAATATCGGTAATCTCTGCCCAACTACCAATCCGTACTGTTTCTGGATGCCATCCTGGTATAACTGGATGGACAAGATTGGCATATTCAGCTTTAAGTAAGCAAGATTGCTGATGTTCAAAGGTGGGGTAGAGTAAAACCTGCTGATGCGCCACTTGAAAACGGCCTTGCTGTTCATGAATACCACCTTTACGCAGCAACATAATTGTTTTGCCAGTTTCTAAAGCATTAACTGCAACTGCCCACTCTTTGAGCGTATGCACTGTTTGATCTAATTCCATCAGCATGAGCATCTACTGTAACTCTGATTTAATTTTGACCGAAGCCCGTTACAGTATAAAACTATCCAGGGATATGAATTAAGGAAAGGTTATGGAAAAGCGACGACTGGGGACATCTGATGTACACATCACACCAATCCTGATGGGAACTTGGCAAGCTGGTAAAAAAATGTGGGTGGGAATTGAGGATGCAGACTCAATTAAAACTATCCGCGCTGCCTTTGAAGCTGGGATGACTACCATAGACACGGCTGAGGTTTATGGTGAAGGACATTCTGAGCAGATTGTTGCTGAGGCTTTATCTGATGTGCGGGATCAAGTAGAGTATGCGACGAAAGTTTTTGCTAACCATCTCAAGTATGACCAAGTAATTGAGGCTTGCGATCGCTCCCTCAAAAATCTCAAGACTGATTACATCGACCTCTACCAAATTCATTGGCCTTCTGGCTCTTTCAATAGTCAGATTGTACCCATTGAGGAAACCATGAACGCTCTTAATGATCTGAAAGCACAAGGTAA from Nostoc sp. UHCC 0870 includes these protein-coding regions:
- a CDS encoding DUF1802 family protein; this encodes MLMELDQTVHTLKEWAVAVNALETGKTIMLLRKGGIHEQQGRFQVAHQQVLLYPTFEHQQSCLLKAEYANLVHPVIPGWHPETVRIGSWAEITDILPVSDESIVKSLLPFHIWNENFISDRLKWKPKQPIFILLLRTYQLPQAQEIPYRGEYGGCKSWIDIESPLQLQGSTPVLSDSYYQELVAEIHRVVSNE